A genomic segment from Aegilops tauschii subsp. strangulata cultivar AL8/78 chromosome 1, Aet v6.0, whole genome shotgun sequence encodes:
- the LOC109783732 gene encoding probable glycerol-3-phosphate dehydrogenase [NAD(+)] 3, cytosolic yields the protein MVGSYANGAGKNGAAEGKLDELRRRLGKAEGDPLRIAGVGAGAWGSVFCALLQDAYGRDHRDKAQVRVWRRPGRAVDRATAEHLFEVINAREAVLRRLIRRCAYLKYVEARLGDRTLYADEILRDGFCLNMIDTPLCPLKVVTNLQEAVWDADIVINGLPSTETREVFGEIGRYWKERINPPIIISLAKGIEASLDPMPRIITPTQMIANATGVPLENILYLGGPNIASEIYNKEYANARICGSEKWRKPLSKFLRQPHFIVWDNSDLITHEVMGGLKNIYAIGAGMVAALTNESATSKAVYFSLCTSEMIYITHLLAEEPERLSGPLLADTYVTLLKGRNAWYGHKLAKAELTLEMGDSIKGKGTIQGVSAVNAFYELLSQGSISVTHPETKKHVAPVELCPILKTLYKILIKRELGTSSILEAIRDESMSDPRERIEMAQRQSLYRPSLLGLPKGDIKL from the exons ATGGTGGGGAGCTACGCCAACGGAGCAGGTAAAAACGGCGCGGCGGAGGGGAAGCTGGAcgagctgcggcggcggctggggAAGGCGGAGGGGGACCCGCTCCGGATCGCCGGCGTGGGCGCGGGGGCCTGGGGGAGCGTCTTCTGCGCGCTGCTGCAGGACGCCTACGGCCGCGACCACCGCGACAAGGCGCAGGTGCGCGTGTGGCGCCGCCCGGGCCGCGCCGTCGACCGCGCCACCGCCGAGCACCTCTTCGAGGTCATCAACGCCCGCGAGGCCGTCCTCCGCAGGCTCATCCGCCGCTGCGCCTACCTCAAGTACGTGGAGGCCCGCCTCGGCGACCGCACGCTCTACGCCGACGAGATCCTCCGCGACGGCTTCTGCCTCAACATGATCGACACGCCGCTCTGCCCGCTCAAGGTCGTCACCAACCTGCAGGAGGCCGTCTGGGACGCCGACATCGTCATCAACGGCCTGCCCTCCACCGAGACCAGGGAGGTGTTCGGGGAGATCGGGAGGTACTGGAAGGAGAGGATCAACCCGCCCATCATAATCTCGCTGGCCAAGGGGATCGAGGCGTCGCTCGATCCCATGCCTCGGATCATTACCCCCACGCAGATGATCGCCAATGCAA CTGGAGTTCCATTGGAGAATATTCTGTATCTCGGAGGTCCTAACATTGCATCTGAAATTTACAATAAAGAGTATGCAAACGCTCGCATCTGTGGGTCTGAGAAGTGGAGGAAGCCTCTTTCTAAATTTTTGCGGCAGCCTCATTTCATTGTATGGGATAATAGTGATCTCATTACTCATGAAGTCATGGGTGGCTTAAAGAACATATATGCCATTGGTGCTG GTATGGTGGCGGCACTGACCAATGAGAGCGCGACAAGCAAAGCAGTGTACTTTTCACTTTGCACGTCTGAAATGATATACATCACCCACCTCCTAGCGGAAGAGCCCGAGAGACTTTCCGGACCACTATTAGCAGATACTTATGTCACATTGCTGAAAGGTCGTAATGCATGGTATGGACATAAATTAGCCAAGGCAGAACTGACTCTGGAAATGGGGGACAGCATCAAAGGCAAAGGAACTATACAG GGTGTCTCTGCAGTCAATGCATTTTATGAACTCCTGAGTCAAGGCAGCATAAGCGTGACGCACCCAGAAACCAAGAAGCACGTTGCTCCTGTCGAGCTGTGTCCGATACTCAAAACACTTTACAAGATTTTAATCAAGAG GGAACTTGGTACCAGTTCCATCCTTGAGGCGATACGCGATGAATCAATGTCCGATCCACGGGAAAGAATCGAGATGGCACAGCGCCAATCCCTCTACCGGCCGTCTCTCCTCGGCCTGCCTAAAGGCGATATCAAGCTGTAG